In Podospora pseudoanserina strain CBS 124.78 chromosome 5, whole genome shotgun sequence, a single window of DNA contains:
- a CDS encoding hypothetical protein (COG:E; MEROPS:MER0002007; EggNog:ENOG503NU1N) — translation MQVAKPTSPTAPVVRYHVSTANLARSNVGTFLKGFLGLTICLVGLSQLLPAEQLFFNGAWDDKIHLRPEPELLKAVIEKHRPEVGPYVEFYRYVHQNPEISSKEAQTAELVASYLRKLGYKVFSGIGGHGVVGVMKNGPGKVVLMRAELDALPILEQTNVSYRSEHRMIDRYGNERPVMHACGHDMNMAALLMASSLLKNAFHWWKGTLLVVFQPDEEETGGAQAMVDDGLYDIVPVPDLMLGQHVVADSKAGTIAIRSGPVLVAADSLQARVIGGPCGGANPQRCVDPIPLSMKIVLGLQDAITQELGQHEDVTVACWGFHAGEPGNDYVAYADILLDIKTVKPNIRLRVLDIVKQRFLDECRSAGAPRDPEFNHTVRAPLTTNSDSIAEPLAEVFAGFFYQSFVDMPFTRACEDFSILGAAHNIPYAYWNFGGTHPDAEEPVPSNHSPLFAPEVNLTLRTGSDAMALAALTFLA, via the exons ATGCAAGTTGCAAAGCCAACATCTCCGACAGCCCCAGTTGTCAGATACCATGTCTCGACCGCGAACCTTGCGAGAAGCAATGTTGGAACCTTTCTGAAGGGATTTCTGGGGCTTACTATCTGTTTAGTAGGCCTCTCTCAGC TCCTCCCTGCTGAGCAACTATTTTTCAATGGGGCATGGGACGACAAGATCCACTTAAGACCGGAGCCCGAATTGCTGAAGGCCGTTATCGAGAAGCATAGGCCGGAAGTTGGCCCATACGTTGAGTTTTATCGTTACGTTCATCAGAATCCAGAGATATCCAGCAAGGAAGCCCAAACCGCCGAGCTGGTAGCGTCATATTTGAGGAAATTAGGCTACAAAGTCTTCTCGGGGATCGGTGGTCATGGTGTCGTTGGGGTAATGAAGAATGGGCCAGGAAAGGTTGTTCTCATGAGAGCCGAGCTCGACGCTCTCCCCATTCTCGAACAGACCAACGTATCCTACCGCAGCGAGCACCGAATGATCGATCGATACGGAAATGAACGTCCTGTCATGCATGCATGCGGCCACGATATGAACATGGCTGCTCTCCTGATGGCATCCTCGTTGCTTAAAAATGCCTTCCACTGGTGGAAAGGCACGTTATTGGTGGTTTTCCAACcggatgaagaagaaacaggAGGAGCGCAGGCcatggttgatgatggtctCTATGATATTGTTCCAGTTCCGGATCTTATGCTCGGTCAACATGTCGTGGCTGACAGCAAAGCCGGCACGATAGCCATACGTTCCGGGCCAGTGCTTGTGGCGGCCGATTCCCTCCAGGCAAGGGTCATCGGCGGGCCCTGTGGTGGAGCTAACCCCCAGAGATGCGTGGATCCAATCCCACTTTCAATGAAAATTGTGTTGGGGCTTCAAGATGCCATCACACAGGAGCTAGGGCAACACGAGGACGTAACGGTGGCATGTTGGGGCTTCCACGCCGGCGAGCCTGGCAACGATTATGTGGCCTACGCggacatcctcctcgataTAAAAACAGTCAAGCCGAATATACGCCTGCGTGTGTTAGATATTGTGAAACAACGCTTCCTTGACGAATGCCGTTCAGCAGGGGCACCGCGTGACCCCGAATTCAACCATACAGTTCGCGCACCGCTCACAACTAACAGCGACTCCATTGCCGAGCCCCTTGCCGAGGTTTTCGCGGGGTTTTTCTATCAGAGTTTCGTAGATATGCCATTTACACGCGCTTGTGAAGACTTCTCTATCCTCGGCGCTGCTCATAACATCCCCTACGCGTATTGGAATTTCGGGGGCACACACCCGGACGCAGAAGAACCGGTTCCTTCCAACCATTCACCCCTATTTGCACCAGAGGTCAATCTGACCTTGAGGACGGGATCAGACGCCATGGCGTTGGCAGCCCTAACCTTTCTGGCTTAA